A single Coregonus clupeaformis isolate EN_2021a unplaced genomic scaffold, ASM2061545v1 scaf2995, whole genome shotgun sequence DNA region contains:
- the LOC121548098 gene encoding protein piccolo-like — protein MGNEASLEGGEGLLAGLPEGLAPDGKGGFIRISTGAQVDLSQLSEDDRKQLAAAMSRAQASKPGGAPARRPLEADAQQRPQQPGVGPSGRLSKSRTVDAFGEGPTGRPAPGRSPSSFSLLESRFRQEPKDLEKKTGMFGSSFLSGANPLNAVSSMTSQVSSGMSSMSSEVTSMGSGVNMPSFGLFDKEEKPGEKPQGGPPGPGKKGPQQGGPRPPGPAQGPRPAGQGPPGQQGPRTPGPGQGPRPLEQQGPRPAGQGPPGQQGPRPPVPGQGPRPSGPGQGPPGQQGPRPPGQGPPGQQGPRPPGQGPPGQHGPRPPGPGQGPPGQQGPRPPGPGQGPPGQQGPTGPGAQPGGPAKAGGPPGPQGPGKPPGGGLCPLCKSTQLNVGSKEPPNYSNCTMCKNRVCSLCGFSPPDSAGKEWLCLNCQMQRAMGGMDDPPMMGRGSAPPSPSRKDPGKDGKKPNLLIKQQSISDKGLTPPTTPKQKSPGPSSPKGSPQPSPAKGKQESSFFGGLGGISLGGLTDVAKPPAAASQAAESITGTMFSGFGGFTGSAKPDRAKAAAGPQRTAESVTGKMFSGFGGFTETAKPPAAASQMFGFGSSILSSATNLMTTDSVDSVDEKAGSPADSPAGSPVGSPPDSPFSTPGSPPGSPPDSPFSAPGSPPDSDSPDTPPASKKAPKRGTSLLKDQKSIEAEPSTEPLKAGELPIPAPGSGAQENCPLCKVELNIGSADTPNYSNCTECKKSVCNQCGFNPTPHLAE, from the exons ATGGGGAACGAAGCGAGCCTCGAAGGCGGCGAAGGGTTGCTTGCTGGATTACCGGAGGGGCTCGCACCGGACGGGAAAGGAGGCTTCATTCGGATCTCCACGGGGGCACAGGTGGACCTGAGCCAACTCAGCGAGGATGACAGGAAGCAACTCGCCGCGGCTATGTCAAGGGCGCAAGCCAGCAAGCCCGGGGGCGCGCCCGCTCGAAG gccctTGGAGGCAGATGCTCAACAGCGGCCCCAGCAGCCAGGAGTCGGACCCTCTGGTCGGCTTAGCAAGAGTCGCACCGTAGACGCGTTTGGAGAGGGCCCCACTGGCAGGCCGGCCCCTGGCCGCAGTCCCTCGTCCTTCAGCCTCTTAGAGTCCCGATTCAGGCAGGAGCCCAAGGACCTGGAGAAGAAAACAGGCATGTTTGGCTCCAGCTTCCTGAGTGGGGCCAACCCGCTGAACGCTGTCTCGTCCATGACGTCCCAGGTGTCCTCTGGAATGTCGTCCATGTCCTCAGAGGTCACCTCCATGGGCTCCGGGGTCAACATGCCCTCGTTTGGCCTGTTTGACAAGGAAGAGAAGCCTGGAGAGAAGCCCCAAGGTGGGCCCCCAGGGCCGGGCAAAAAGGGCCCCCAGCAGGGGGGGCCAAGACCCCCTGGCCCCGCACAAGGGCCCAGACCCGCTGGTCAAGGGCCCCCTGGGCAGCAAGGGCCCAGAACTCCTGGTCCCGGACAAGGGCCCAGACCCCTCGAACAGCAAGGACCCAGACCCGCTGGTCAAGGCCCCCCTGGTCAGCAAGGTCCCAGACCCCCTGTCCCCGGACAAGGACCCAGACCCTCTGGCCCCGGACAAGGGCCCCCTGGGCAGCAAGGGCCCAGACCCCCTGGTCAAGGACCCCCTGGGCAGCAAGGGCCCAGACCCCCTGGTCAAGGCCCACCTGGGCAGCATGGGCCCAGACCACCTGGCCCCGGACAAGGGCCCCCTGGGCAGCAAGGGCCCAGACCCCCTGGCCCCGGTCAAGGGCCACCTGGGCAGCAAGGGCCCACTGGCCCCGGTGCACAGCCAGGTGGGCCGGCTAAAGCTGGGGGTCCCCCTGGTCCACAAGGCCCTGGTAAACCACCTGGAGGTGGGCTGTGTCCGCTGTGCAAGAGTACCCAGCTCAACGTGGGCTCCAAGGAGCCGCCCAACTACAGCAACTGTACCATGTGTAAGAACCGGGTGTGCAGCCTGTGTGGATTCAGCCCCCCAGACTCGGCG GGCAAGGAGTGGCTGTGTCTCAACTGCCAGATGCAGAGGGCTATGGGGGGTATGGATGACCCTCCTATGATGGGCAGGGGCTCTGCCCCTCCTTCCCCATCGAGGAAAGACCCTGGCAAAGATGGCAAGAAGCCCAATCTACTGATTAAGCAGCAGAGCATCTCCGACAAAGGCTTAACCCCTCCAACCACGCCCAAACAGAAATCCCCAGGCCCATCTTCCCCGAAAGGCAGCCCCCAGCCCTCCCCGGCCAAAGGTAAACAGGAGTCCAGCTTCTTCGGGGGCCTGGGTGGCATCAGCCTAGGGGGCCTCACCGACGTGGCCAAGCCTCCAGCCGCTGCCTCCCAGGCGGCCGAGTCCATCACAGGAACAATGTTCAGCGGCTTTGGTGGGTTCACCGGATCAGCCAAACCTGATCGGGCCAAAGCCGCCGCTGGTCCCCAAAGAACAGCAGAGTCGGTGACAGGAAAGATGTTCAGCGGGTTTGGTGGTTTTACAGAGACAGCCAAGCCCCCGGCGGCTGCCTCCCAGATGTTCGGGTTTGGCTCATCCATCTTGAGCTCTGCCACCAACCTCATGACCACCGACTCTGTGGACTCTGTGGATGAGAAAGCTGGTTCTCCTGCTGATTCTCCTGCCGGTTCTCCTGTAGGCTCTCCCCCAGACTCCCCCTTCTCCACCCCCGGTTCTCCCCCCGGTTCTCCCCCGGACTCCCCCTTCTCCGCTCCTGGGTCTccccccgactcagacagccctGACACCCCGCCCGCCTCCAAGAAGGCCCCCAAACGCGGCACCTCCCTGCTGAAGGACCAGAAGTCCATAGAAGCAGAGCCCTCCACGGAGCCTCTGAAAGCGGGGGAGCTGCCTATTCCGGCCCCAGGCTCGGGGGCCCAGGAAAACTGCCCTCTGTGTAAGGTGGAGCTGAACATTGGATCAGCCGACACGCCTAATTACAGCAACTGCACCGAGTGCAAGAAGAGTGTGTGTAACCAGTGTGGCTTCAACCCCACACCTCATCTTGCTGAG